A part of Streptomyces sp. NBC_01497 genomic DNA contains:
- a CDS encoding ricin-type beta-trefoil lectin domain protein, with the protein MRRTARLAPLWILALLAALLAVGTGPAQAATTSITVDGAQGGRTFDGIGAISGGGGNSRLLKDYPAAEQSQILDYMFKPGYGANLQLLKLEIGGDANSTDGSEPSVEHTRGTVNCDAGYEFWLAEQAERRNPNIGLYGLAWAAPGWINGGFWSTDTINYLITWLGCAKQHGLNIKYLGGWNERGHDVDWYIQLRSALNSAGYSSVQIVADDSGWSAADDMASNQAFNDAVSIVGVHYSCNGGDGGDATSCQSTQTGRNLGKPLWDSENGSQDMNTGAPALIRAITRGYVDAKMTSYFNWPLLAAIYPNLPYSTVGLATAGSPWSGHYTIGASTWATAQVTQFTRPGWTFIDSSSGYLGGSESNGSYVTLKSNTGSDYSTILETTTSGSAQTVNFHVQGGLSTGTVNVWATNVNSPSAATSFVHTQDIAPAGGSYSLTMQPGYVYTVTTTAGQGKGIATAPAAHSLALPYSDDFDADASGTEAKYLSDMQGSFEVQPCTGRSGQCVQQMAPVKPIEWQDDSDSYALTGDTNWSNYTVSSDVLLRSAGTTELIGRANTQLRPQSHMNAYYFRIRDTGQWWIEKMYTDGSNHTLATGTTTALGTGAWHNLAFTFQGSTISAEVDGKQVGSVTDTSFQSGQAGLGIQGYRTDQFDNLSITPGSGSAGGTATGQVSSALNTAKCLDDYTASTAPGAVVDLWDCNGSSAQKWTVGNGAVTINGLCLDVVGNATANGSPVDLWNCNGGGNQQWTVSNGTLVNPASGRCLDVPALATANGTALDLWDCNGGANQKWNIPAAS; encoded by the coding sequence ATGCGCCGAACAGCGAGACTTGCTCCCCTCTGGATACTGGCGTTACTGGCCGCGTTACTCGCGGTCGGCACCGGCCCGGCCCAAGCGGCGACCACGTCCATCACGGTGGACGGCGCGCAGGGGGGCCGTACGTTCGACGGGATCGGCGCCATCAGCGGCGGCGGCGGCAACTCGCGGCTCCTGAAGGACTACCCGGCAGCCGAGCAGTCGCAGATCCTCGACTACATGTTCAAGCCCGGCTACGGCGCGAACCTCCAGCTGCTGAAGTTGGAGATCGGCGGCGACGCCAACTCCACCGACGGTTCCGAGCCGTCGGTGGAACACACCAGAGGTACGGTCAACTGCGACGCCGGCTACGAGTTCTGGCTGGCCGAGCAGGCCGAGAGGCGCAACCCGAACATCGGCCTGTACGGGCTCGCATGGGCTGCGCCGGGCTGGATCAACGGCGGGTTCTGGTCCACCGACACCATCAACTACCTGATCACCTGGCTCGGTTGCGCCAAACAACACGGTCTGAACATCAAGTACCTCGGTGGCTGGAACGAGCGTGGCCACGACGTCGACTGGTACATCCAGCTGCGGTCGGCCCTGAACAGCGCCGGCTACTCGAGTGTGCAGATCGTCGCCGACGACAGCGGCTGGAGCGCCGCGGACGACATGGCGAGCAACCAGGCTTTCAACGACGCGGTGTCGATCGTCGGTGTGCACTACTCATGCAACGGCGGCGACGGCGGTGACGCAACCTCCTGCCAGTCCACCCAAACCGGCAGGAACCTTGGTAAACCCCTGTGGGACAGCGAGAACGGGTCCCAGGACATGAACACCGGTGCGCCCGCCCTGATCCGGGCGATCACCCGTGGCTACGTCGACGCGAAGATGACCAGCTACTTCAACTGGCCCCTGCTTGCGGCGATCTACCCGAACCTGCCCTACAGCACCGTCGGCCTGGCTACCGCCGGGTCGCCGTGGTCGGGCCACTACACCATCGGGGCCAGCACCTGGGCCACCGCGCAAGTCACCCAGTTCACCCGGCCCGGCTGGACATTCATCGACTCCTCCTCCGGCTACCTGGGCGGGTCGGAGTCCAATGGCAGCTACGTGACCCTCAAGTCCAACACCGGTTCCGACTACTCCACCATCCTGGAGACGACGACCTCCGGATCCGCTCAGACCGTCAATTTCCATGTCCAAGGCGGCCTGTCCACCGGGACCGTGAATGTCTGGGCGACCAACGTCAACTCCCCGAGCGCGGCAACATCCTTCGTCCACACCCAGGACATCGCACCAGCGGGCGGCTCGTACTCGCTGACGATGCAGCCGGGCTACGTCTACACCGTGACCACCACCGCCGGTCAGGGCAAGGGCATCGCGACCGCGCCCGCCGCCCACTCCCTCGCCCTGCCCTACAGCGACGATTTCGACGCCGACGCGAGCGGGACCGAGGCGAAGTACCTGTCCGACATGCAGGGCTCCTTCGAGGTCCAGCCCTGCACCGGCCGCTCCGGCCAGTGCGTCCAGCAGATGGCGCCCGTCAAGCCGATCGAGTGGCAGGACGACTCCGACTCGTACGCGCTGACGGGCGACACCAACTGGTCGAACTACACTGTTAGTTCCGACGTACTGCTGCGGAGCGCCGGCACCACGGAACTGATCGGCCGGGCCAACACACAACTGCGGCCGCAGTCGCACATGAACGCCTACTACTTCCGGATCAGGGACACCGGGCAGTGGTGGATCGAGAAGATGTACACCGACGGCTCCAATCACACGCTGGCCACCGGCACCACCACCGCACTGGGCACGGGAGCATGGCACAACCTCGCCTTCACCTTCCAGGGTTCGACGATCAGCGCCGAAGTCGACGGCAAGCAGGTCGGCTCGGTCACCGACACCTCCTTCCAGTCCGGGCAGGCCGGCCTGGGCATCCAGGGCTACCGCACGGACCAGTTCGACAACCTGTCCATCACCCCGGGCTCGGGAAGCGCGGGCGGCACCGCGACCGGGCAGGTCAGCTCAGCACTGAACACCGCGAAGTGCCTGGACGACTACACCGCCTCCACCGCCCCCGGCGCCGTCGTCGACCTATGGGACTGCAACGGCTCGTCCGCCCAGAAGTGGACCGTCGGCAACGGCGCGGTCACGATCAACGGCCTGTGCCTCGACGTCGTGGGCAACGCCACCGCCAACGGTTCGCCGGTGGATCTGTGGAACTGCAACGGAGGCGGGAACCAGCAGTGGACCGTCAGCAACGGCACCCTGGTCAACCCCGCGTCCGGCCGCTGCCTCGACGT
- a CDS encoding maleylpyruvate isomerase family mycothiol-dependent enzyme: MTSAAHSPRELSERDGFSDGAESIHRVLVRRRRALVDRLRDVPAAYWQAQSRCSEWTMHQVVRHVRDVARIHVTRLNGDSFPFAAPTRFFDPKTSPGTWLSESEGESPEETVAQLEEITGEEDRLFAARVSAHSDVVATGPLGRKLHWSVNGLHTLWDSWMHERDIFLPLGLDVETSDDELRLMVMYTLLAAAAPSARSGAYVEVTLGLTGSPDGAYRITHAEDDVLVRTAGTPEISGPVGPVLDSFVGRGPELGDVLGSSAPAVRQLGILRAVAT; encoded by the coding sequence ATGACGTCCGCAGCACACTCCCCTCGCGAACTCTCCGAGAGGGATGGATTCAGTGACGGAGCGGAGAGCATTCACCGCGTTCTCGTCCGCAGACGACGTGCGCTCGTCGACCGGCTGCGGGACGTTCCGGCCGCGTACTGGCAGGCGCAGTCGCGCTGCTCGGAGTGGACGATGCACCAGGTGGTCCGCCATGTGCGCGACGTGGCGAGGATCCACGTCACGAGGCTGAACGGGGATTCCTTCCCGTTCGCCGCGCCCACGCGGTTCTTCGACCCCAAGACGTCTCCCGGCACCTGGCTGAGCGAGTCCGAGGGGGAGTCCCCCGAGGAGACCGTGGCCCAGCTCGAGGAGATCACCGGTGAGGAGGACCGGCTGTTCGCAGCCCGCGTGAGCGCACACTCCGACGTCGTTGCCACAGGGCCTCTGGGCCGGAAGTTGCACTGGTCCGTCAACGGGCTGCACACCCTGTGGGATTCATGGATGCACGAACGGGATATCTTCCTCCCCCTCGGCCTGGACGTGGAGACGAGCGACGACGAGCTGCGCCTGATGGTGATGTACACGCTCCTGGCGGCGGCGGCGCCCTCCGCCAGGAGCGGTGCGTACGTCGAAGTGACCCTCGGGTTGACCGGGTCTCCCGACGGCGCGTACCGCATCACTCACGCAGAGGACGATGTACTGGTCCGCACGGCGGGTACGCCGGAGATCAGCGGCCCCGTCGGGCCGGTCCTCGACAGCTTCGTGGGCAGAGGCCCCGAACTCGGCGACGTCCTCGGCTCCTCAGCGCCGGCCGTGCGGCAACTCGGCATCCTGCGCGCGGTCGCCACGTGA
- a CDS encoding TetR/AcrR family transcriptional regulator, with protein sequence MTTKRSYVSPLREKAAARTRELILARATELFAQLGYGRVTVADIASAAGVAPKTVFASAGSKTDILNQIVDRAVDESGHTEAVAHVLRMDSTASVLRATAHGTRLGNERQFMIHEALRKALPVHESGEALHERATVAYRQALRTIADHLQVIASSPLPHSPQQTGDLLWLWFGPSSWRTLVVDCDWSWDHAESTLVQIALAALE encoded by the coding sequence GTGACCACCAAACGTTCGTACGTCTCTCCGCTGCGGGAGAAGGCCGCCGCGCGCACGCGCGAGTTGATCCTGGCCAGGGCCACAGAACTGTTCGCGCAGCTCGGCTACGGGCGGGTAACCGTGGCGGACATCGCCTCCGCGGCAGGAGTGGCGCCGAAGACCGTCTTCGCCAGTGCCGGAAGCAAGACCGACATCCTGAACCAGATCGTCGACCGCGCGGTCGACGAGTCCGGGCACACGGAGGCAGTCGCCCATGTACTGCGCATGGACTCGACCGCCTCGGTGCTGCGGGCCACGGCCCACGGGACCCGGCTCGGCAACGAGCGGCAGTTCATGATCCACGAAGCACTCCGCAAGGCGCTGCCCGTGCACGAGAGCGGAGAGGCCCTTCACGAGCGCGCGACCGTCGCCTACCGTCAGGCCCTCCGTACGATCGCCGATCACCTTCAGGTCATCGCATCGAGTCCGCTCCCTCACTCTCCTCAGCAGACCGGCGACCTTCTTTGGCTGTGGTTCGGCCCATCTTCCTGGCGCACCCTGGTGGTGGACTGCGACTGGTCCTGGGACCACGCGGAGTCGACCCTTGTGCAGATAGCTCTCGCGGCCCTGGAGTGA